In Oncorhynchus tshawytscha isolate Ot180627B linkage group LG23, Otsh_v2.0, whole genome shotgun sequence, the following proteins share a genomic window:
- the etv1 gene encoding ETS translocation variant 1 isoform X5, producing MLQDLSAGVFFPPCLQHRIFAQVPDNDEQFVPDFQTENLAFHGLQLKIKKEPHSPCSELGSTCGQERPFKLHYGEKCLYNISAYQQHKHPTGMKPSSPATPPCSTPVSPLHHGSPTTVPTPKPDRTYPHLQPSQPLPDSAYSIDHRFRRQLSEPCHSFPSPPSMSRDGRPMYHRQMSEPNILFPPQGFKQEYPDPLFEHPAMVGAPIPPTYPPSMMIKQEPRDFTYDSEVPSCHSVYLRQDGYLAHSSRTEGCMFDKVARHFYDDTCVVPEKVEGDIKQESGLYREGPTYQRRGSLQLWQFLVALLDDPSNSHFIAWTGRGMEFKLIEPEEVARRWGIQKNRPAMNYDKLSRSLRYYYEKGIMQKVAGERYVYKFVCDPEALFSMAFPDNQRPVLKTDMERQINEEDTVPLSHFDENMAYVQEAGPYCNPPHPYSEGYVY from the exons TGGCATTCCACGGACTGCAGCTGAAGATCAAGAAGGAGCCCCACAGCCCCTGCTCCGAGCTGGGCTCCACCTGTGGCCAGGAGCGGCCCTTCAAGCTCCACTATGGGGAGAAGTGCCTGTACAACATCAG TGCCTACCAGCAGCACAAACACCCCACAGGCATGAAGCCCTCCAGCCCAGCGACGCCCCCCTGCAGCACCCCCGTGTCCCCACTTCATCATGGCTCCCCCACGACAGTCCCCACCCCCAAACCAGACAGGACGTacccccacctccagccctcccAGCCCCTCCCGGACAGCGCCTACTCCATAGACCACAG ATTTCGACGTCAGCTGTCGGAGCCCTGCCACTCGTTCCCCTCCCCACCGTCGATGTCTCGGGACGGAAGGCCCATGTACCACAGACAGATGTCCGAGCCCAACATCCTGTTCCCCCCACAAGGCTTCAAGCAGGAGTACCCCGACCCCTTGTTTGAGCACCCTGCCATGGTCGGGGCGCCCATTCCCCCCACGTACCCCCCCTCCATGATGATCAAACAGGAGCCCAGGGATTTCACCTATGACTCAG AAGTGCCTAGCTGCCATTCTGTCTACCTGAGGCAAGACGGCTATCTGGCTCACAGCAGCAGGACTGAAG GCTGCATGTTCGATAAAGTCGCGAGACATTTCTACGACGACACCTGCGTGGTCCCCGAAAAGGTTGAAG GTGACATAAAGCAGGAGTCAGGTCTGTACCGTGAAGGTCCAACCTACCAGCGCCGAGGCTCACTGCAGCTCTGGCAGTTCCTGGTGGCTCTCCTGGACGACCCGTCCAACTCTCACTTTATCGCCTGGACTGGCCGGGGCATGGAGTTCAAACTCATCGAGCCTGAGGAG GTTGCACGTCGATGGGGAATCCAGAAGAATCGACCAGCTATGAACTACGACAAACTCAGCCGATCGTTACGCTATTACTACGAAAAAGGCATTATGCAGAAG GTGGCAGGGGAGAGATACGTGTACAAATTTGTGTGCGACCCCGAGGCTCTGTTCTCCATGGCCTTCCCTGACAATCAGCGGCCCGTGCTGAAGACGGACATGGAGCGGCAGATCAACGAGGAGGACACAGTGCCGCTGTCACACTTTGACGAGAACATGGCCTACGTACAGGAGGCGGGGCCCTACTGCAACCCGCCACACCCGTACAGCGAGGGCTACGTTTATTAA
- the etv1 gene encoding ETS translocation variant 1 isoform X4, with protein sequence MLQDLSAGVFFPPCLQHRIFAQVPDNDEQFVPDFQTENLAFHGLQLKIKKEPHSPCSELGSTCGQERPFKLHYGEKCLYNISAYQQHKHPTGMKPSSPATPPCSTPVSPLHHGSPTTVPTPKPDRTYPHLQPSQPLPDSAYSIDHRFRRQLSEPCHSFPSPPSMSRDGRPMYHRQMSEPNILFPPQGFKQEYPDPLFEHPAMVGAPIPPTYPPSMMIKQEPRDFTYDSGLHTHSPLSPAEVPSCHSVYLRQDGYLAHSSRTEGCMFDKVARHFYDDTCVVPEKVEGDIKQESGLYREGPTYQRRGSLQLWQFLVALLDDPSNSHFIAWTGRGMEFKLIEPEEVARRWGIQKNRPAMNYDKLSRSLRYYYEKGIMQKVAGERYVYKFVCDPEALFSMAFPDNQRPVLKTDMERQINEEDTVPLSHFDENMAYVQEAGPYCNPPHPYSEGYVY encoded by the exons TGGCATTCCACGGACTGCAGCTGAAGATCAAGAAGGAGCCCCACAGCCCCTGCTCCGAGCTGGGCTCCACCTGTGGCCAGGAGCGGCCCTTCAAGCTCCACTATGGGGAGAAGTGCCTGTACAACATCAG TGCCTACCAGCAGCACAAACACCCCACAGGCATGAAGCCCTCCAGCCCAGCGACGCCCCCCTGCAGCACCCCCGTGTCCCCACTTCATCATGGCTCCCCCACGACAGTCCCCACCCCCAAACCAGACAGGACGTacccccacctccagccctcccAGCCCCTCCCGGACAGCGCCTACTCCATAGACCACAG ATTTCGACGTCAGCTGTCGGAGCCCTGCCACTCGTTCCCCTCCCCACCGTCGATGTCTCGGGACGGAAGGCCCATGTACCACAGACAGATGTCCGAGCCCAACATCCTGTTCCCCCCACAAGGCTTCAAGCAGGAGTACCCCGACCCCTTGTTTGAGCACCCTGCCATGGTCGGGGCGCCCATTCCCCCCACGTACCCCCCCTCCATGATGATCAAACAGGAGCCCAGGGATTTCACCTATGACTCAG GGCTTCACACCCATTCTCCCCTGTCTCCAGCAGAAGTGCCTAGCTGCCATTCTGTCTACCTGAGGCAAGACGGCTATCTGGCTCACAGCAGCAGGACTGAAG GCTGCATGTTCGATAAAGTCGCGAGACATTTCTACGACGACACCTGCGTGGTCCCCGAAAAGGTTGAAG GTGACATAAAGCAGGAGTCAGGTCTGTACCGTGAAGGTCCAACCTACCAGCGCCGAGGCTCACTGCAGCTCTGGCAGTTCCTGGTGGCTCTCCTGGACGACCCGTCCAACTCTCACTTTATCGCCTGGACTGGCCGGGGCATGGAGTTCAAACTCATCGAGCCTGAGGAG GTTGCACGTCGATGGGGAATCCAGAAGAATCGACCAGCTATGAACTACGACAAACTCAGCCGATCGTTACGCTATTACTACGAAAAAGGCATTATGCAGAAG GTGGCAGGGGAGAGATACGTGTACAAATTTGTGTGCGACCCCGAGGCTCTGTTCTCCATGGCCTTCCCTGACAATCAGCGGCCCGTGCTGAAGACGGACATGGAGCGGCAGATCAACGAGGAGGACACAGTGCCGCTGTCACACTTTGACGAGAACATGGCCTACGTACAGGAGGCGGGGCCCTACTGCAACCCGCCACACCCGTACAGCGAGGGCTACGTTTATTAA